The DNA sequence GAGGAGAAACACACTACCAGAATTTTGACCGGGGCACTCATGACAAGGACATTTTTGCAAATCTATTGCATTTATACTGGGGCCACAAACCGTTTAATAGCCTCCTCCGCGGATATTAACCATCCGGTTCGATTTGTACCGAAGGCAAGCCGCCCGGGCCGCTATTTCACCGATAGCGGGGCTTCGAAATGCCCATCCGACAGCGATCCATGCAGGCCTGAACCCGGCGTATGGCCACCATCAATACACCCACCAGCGTGGTTTATTGGGCGTCCGGTAGAGGCTGTTTTCACAGGCCACGCAAGCCGGGTTTGTTGGGTAAGGCACGTTCACGGGATAGTCGAGATCGGGAATACCCAGGCCCTTGCTCCGGTCAACGTAGAAGGGCATACGCGACACGCCCGTAGCGCCAAAATAGCCGTAGGTCGTTACGTTGGGATCAGTAATGCAGCGGATGTTACCCTGCACGCTCTGCGGGGCCGCATCGAACAGACCACCTGTGTTTGAAACCAGTTGTCGAACACTTTTCCAGAAATTGTAAGCACCCCGGCTCAGCGACTGCTGCTCCACTTCCACGTAATACGGTGCGTTGGACGTGTAGGGAGCCCGCATGATCAACTGACCGCTAATGGCCTGCCCATTAATTTCGGCGTCGGAGGCCACCGTAATGCAATCGTAACAACGGGTAATGTCCCAGCATTCGGTGCAACAGTAAATGCCGGTATACCCGCCCGACCCAACCTGCTTTTTCTGGCAAACGGAGATGGCTTCGTAGTGCGTCCATTCCCAGCGGTAGAAATTCCCCGTAGTTTCGGGATCTTTCGTGTCCAGGTACAGATCCCATCCCTGTTTCCGGTTCGACGTACCCGGAACGAGTTCGTTGCGATACTCGGTATAGAGCTTAAGGATAGGCGGGGCCGCCGTAATCATTTCTGGCTGCGATTCATACCGAATGCCGCTTTTGGTTTGAATAACCAGCTTGTAAGTCCGGCCCGCTACCCCCTGAATACCGCCCACGCGGGTTTGGTAAACCCCGCCGGGGGCTTGCTCCCGTAAGGTTTCGCGATTCCCCTGGTCGTCTTCAATGCTGACCGTAGCGCCCGTTTCCAGCAGGTTGATGGCTTTATAGCTGTAGTCGGCAGTGCGCGTGAGCCGGACCGTGTAGGGACCGGGCTGGTCGGTGATCTGCCCTTCAACCACCAGAGCGGGCGTCAGACTGACCGTGTCGGGCTGAAATTCGGTCACGCATGAGAGAACCAGCAAGGGAAACAGCAAGAGCGGGAGAAACGAACGGAGCCGGATCATCAGAATTTAAAGTTATAAGTC is a window from the Spirosoma rigui genome containing:
- a CDS encoding DUF4249 domain-containing protein, giving the protein MIRLRSFLPLLLFPLLVLSCVTEFQPDTVSLTPALVVEGQITDQPGPYTVRLTRTADYSYKAINLLETGATVSIEDDQGNRETLREQAPGGVYQTRVGGIQGVAGRTYKLVIQTKSGIRYESQPEMITAAPPILKLYTEYRNELVPGTSNRKQGWDLYLDTKDPETTGNFYRWEWTHYEAISVCQKKQVGSGGYTGIYCCTECWDITRCYDCITVASDAEINGQAISGQLIMRAPYTSNAPYYVEVEQQSLSRGAYNFWKSVRQLVSNTGGLFDAAPQSVQGNIRCITDPNVTTYGYFGATGVSRMPFYVDRSKGLGIPDLDYPVNVPYPTNPACVACENSLYRTPNKPRWWVY